A region from the Oceanidesulfovibrio marinus genome encodes:
- a CDS encoding glycosyltransferase family 4 protein has product MKIFVTGLRGFPDVPGGVERHCEELYPRIAAMGHEVVVAVRAPYQTYPEGQWKGVVFESIDSPTSTRFEAITHTCKAMFAARRHKPDIVHIHAIGPSLMVPVGRLLGMRVVSTHHGHDYNRDKWGGFAKRMLKLGERLGCKFSNRVIVISESIRDALARMYNCRRTTVIPNGVTVRPRLDSTTYLQSLGVEPGKYVLAVSRLVPEKGLHDLVAAFDKISGDIKLVIAGDSDHDSQYRRNLFRTAEENERLVMPGYVRGDDLAELYSHARLFVLPSYHEGLPIVALEAMSYGLPLLLSDIVPNKDVGLPERYYYPVGDVDALAQGIGRMLGEEHEEGAFEQMVREKYDWDLIARQTEQVYREVAGG; this is encoded by the coding sequence ATGAAGATTTTCGTGACCGGACTGCGGGGCTTTCCCGATGTTCCCGGCGGCGTGGAGCGGCACTGCGAGGAGCTCTACCCGCGCATCGCGGCCATGGGCCACGAGGTGGTGGTGGCGGTGCGCGCGCCGTACCAGACCTACCCGGAAGGGCAGTGGAAGGGTGTTGTCTTCGAGTCCATCGACAGCCCCACCAGCACGCGCTTCGAGGCCATTACCCACACCTGCAAGGCCATGTTCGCGGCGCGGCGGCACAAGCCGGACATCGTGCACATCCACGCCATCGGCCCGTCGCTCATGGTCCCGGTTGGCCGACTGCTCGGCATGCGCGTGGTCTCCACCCACCACGGCCACGACTACAACCGCGACAAGTGGGGCGGCTTTGCCAAGCGCATGCTCAAGCTGGGCGAGCGCCTGGGCTGCAAATTCTCCAACCGCGTCATAGTCATCTCGGAGAGCATCCGCGACGCCCTGGCCCGGATGTACAACTGCCGCAGGACCACGGTGATTCCCAACGGCGTGACCGTCCGGCCGCGGCTCGACTCCACCACGTATCTGCAAAGCCTGGGCGTGGAGCCCGGAAAGTACGTGCTGGCCGTGTCGCGCCTGGTGCCGGAAAAGGGGCTGCACGATCTCGTGGCCGCCTTTGACAAGATTTCGGGGGACATCAAGCTCGTCATCGCCGGCGATTCCGACCACGACTCCCAGTACCGGCGGAACCTCTTCCGCACGGCGGAGGAGAACGAGCGCCTCGTCATGCCCGGATACGTGCGCGGGGACGATCTGGCCGAGCTTTACTCCCACGCGCGGCTCTTCGTGCTGCCGTCGTATCACGAGGGGCTGCCCATCGTGGCGCTGGAGGCCATGAGCTACGGCCTGCCGCTGCTTTTGTCGGACATCGTGCCCAACAAGGACGTGGGCCTGCCGGAGCGTTACTACTACCCGGTGGGGGATGTGGACGCCCTGGCCCAGGGCATCGGCCGGATGCTCGGCGAGGAGCACGAGGAAGGCGCCTTCGAGCAGATGGTGCGCGAGAAGTACGACTGGGACCTCATCGCCAGGCAGACCGAGCAGGTCTACCGCGAGGTCGCGGGCGGCTAG
- a CDS encoding CHASE2 domain-containing protein, whose product MSEPDSLRSGHYFWIVVLIGLAGALAAAICVAVAPFPVRVADTLVYDTLSAWSLEPAANTHVTIVDIDDRSLTAVGQWPWPRYRIAMLVDAVSEANPASIGLDILFAEKDETSLASMRERFRRDFGLDIGFTGIPPGLTDNDGYLGHVLSRIPAVGSVYFTFDDEAAESSCTLHPLQTEGDFSQLDLPVAKGVLCNTPPIQQGLTDSGFINHLPDPDGRLRGLPMLIRYDDGSMHPSFSLALLMRQQNTHSVSLRNDLYGPVLTAGAAAIPITRNGEALLSFYGAAGTIRTIPALDIMAGSFDPLALQGRHVIIGSSAAGLNDLHHTIADAQLSGAETQATFIANALSGSLRRIPGWSTTYSVLATVAVGVFITLLFALTAPPYAALGAFLTALFFLGLTSIFLTTKHVYMPATGPVAVAFALLMALSTILYILENRRSLMRLVRLVRAQRLTLSSMAAVTETRDPDTGGHIQRTQKYVRLLAEQLAREGKHGITDEYIELLYLSAPLHDVGKVGMPDSILLKPGRLTPDEFDLMKKHAEHGHAIMETAEEEQGEDGGFLSLAKEIALTHHERWDGSGYPKGLAGTDIPLSGRLMALADVYDALVSSRLYKDPYSHEEARTIIIEGSGKHFDPDIVDAFLAREEEFIRIANEDEAAAT is encoded by the coding sequence GTGTCAGAACCCGACTCCCTGCGCTCCGGCCACTATTTCTGGATTGTTGTCCTTATAGGTCTGGCTGGCGCACTGGCTGCGGCAATATGCGTGGCGGTGGCGCCATTCCCGGTCCGCGTGGCGGACACACTGGTTTACGACACGCTCTCCGCATGGAGCCTGGAGCCTGCTGCGAACACCCACGTGACCATCGTGGACATAGACGACAGGTCACTGACGGCCGTGGGGCAATGGCCCTGGCCGCGCTATCGCATCGCCATGCTCGTGGACGCCGTGTCCGAGGCCAATCCCGCCTCCATCGGGCTGGACATCCTGTTCGCCGAAAAAGACGAGACCTCGCTGGCATCCATGCGCGAACGCTTCCGACGCGATTTCGGCCTGGATATCGGATTCACCGGCATACCTCCGGGACTGACGGACAACGACGGCTATCTGGGCCACGTACTCAGCAGGATACCGGCCGTCGGCTCCGTCTACTTCACCTTTGACGACGAGGCGGCGGAATCCTCGTGCACGCTCCATCCGTTGCAGACCGAAGGGGATTTCAGCCAGCTCGACCTTCCCGTTGCCAAAGGCGTGCTCTGCAACACGCCGCCAATCCAGCAAGGGTTGACGGACTCCGGCTTCATCAACCACCTGCCGGACCCTGACGGCCGCCTGCGCGGCCTTCCGATGCTCATCCGGTACGACGACGGCTCGATGCATCCCAGCTTTTCCCTGGCGCTGCTCATGCGGCAGCAGAACACGCATTCCGTATCGCTCCGCAACGATCTGTACGGCCCTGTTCTGACAGCCGGCGCCGCCGCCATTCCAATCACCCGGAACGGCGAGGCGCTCCTGAGCTTTTATGGCGCGGCCGGCACGATTCGCACCATTCCCGCCCTGGACATCATGGCAGGATCATTCGATCCCCTTGCGCTGCAAGGCCGCCATGTGATCATCGGATCGTCAGCCGCCGGACTGAACGACCTGCACCACACCATAGCGGATGCACAGCTCTCCGGCGCAGAAACGCAGGCAACCTTCATCGCGAACGCGCTCTCGGGTTCCCTGCGGCGCATCCCCGGTTGGAGCACGACATACTCCGTGCTCGCCACCGTAGCTGTCGGGGTGTTCATCACCCTGCTCTTTGCGCTCACGGCGCCGCCATACGCCGCGTTGGGCGCATTTCTCACCGCGCTCTTTTTCCTGGGGCTCACCAGCATTTTTCTCACGACGAAGCATGTATACATGCCGGCCACGGGTCCAGTGGCGGTAGCTTTCGCCCTGCTCATGGCGCTGTCTACCATCCTGTATATCCTCGAGAACAGGCGTTCCCTGATGCGGCTGGTCCGCCTTGTCCGCGCGCAGCGCCTCACGTTGTCCTCCATGGCCGCCGTGACCGAAACGCGCGACCCGGACACTGGGGGGCACATTCAACGCACGCAGAAGTACGTGCGACTGCTGGCAGAGCAACTGGCCAGGGAAGGCAAGCACGGCATCACGGACGAGTACATCGAGCTCCTCTACCTTTCGGCGCCGCTGCATGACGTTGGCAAGGTGGGCATGCCGGACAGCATCCTGCTCAAGCCGGGACGGCTCACTCCGGACGAGTTTGATCTCATGAAAAAGCACGCCGAGCACGGGCACGCGATAATGGAGACAGCGGAAGAGGAGCAGGGAGAAGACGGCGGGTTCCTAAGCCTGGCCAAAGAAATAGCCCTGACACACCACGAGCGCTGGGACGGCTCCGGATATCCGAAGGGGCTGGCCGGCACGGACATTCCCCTGTCCGGGCGGCTCATGGCTCTGGCCGATGTCTATGACGCTCTGGTGAGCAGCCGCCTCTACAAGGACCCCTACAGCCACGAGGAAGCACGCACGATCATCATCGAGGGCAGCGGAAAGCACTTCGACCCGGACATTGTGGACGCTTTCCTGGCCCGCGAGGAGGAGTTCATACGAATCGCCAACGAGGACGAGGCGGCAGCGACGTAG
- a CDS encoding OmpA family protein — protein MRHGFLLVLLCLLATGCAPRTTVILLPDENGTVGAVEVQTANARQVIDVQDSYTSVGFLDTPSAVRRMDARTISKEFAVALAAEPAPAESYYLYFHSESTTLDNASQALFPKIVAAIHRKANVEINVIGHTDRAGEKSYNMALSRRRAEQVRNMLVRDDIPEDIIFISYHGENDPLIPTPDGVHEPRNRRVEVFLR, from the coding sequence ATGCGACATGGCTTTCTGCTCGTTCTCCTGTGCCTGCTTGCCACTGGCTGCGCTCCCAGAACGACGGTCATCCTGCTGCCTGACGAGAACGGCACGGTGGGCGCCGTGGAGGTGCAGACAGCAAACGCCAGACAGGTCATAGACGTTCAGGACAGCTATACCAGTGTCGGATTCCTGGACACGCCCTCCGCTGTCCGGCGGATGGATGCCCGGACAATCAGCAAGGAGTTCGCCGTGGCGCTGGCTGCCGAACCGGCCCCGGCTGAGAGCTACTATCTCTACTTTCACTCCGAAAGCACCACGCTCGACAATGCCTCCCAGGCTCTGTTCCCCAAAATCGTGGCCGCCATCCACCGCAAGGCCAACGTGGAGATCAACGTCATCGGCCACACGGACAGGGCAGGCGAGAAGAGCTACAATATGGCGCTCTCCCGCCGCCGGGCGGAACAGGTTCGCAACATGCTGGTCCGGGACGACATTCCGGAAGACATCATTTTCATTTCCTACCATGGCGAAAATGATCCCTTGATCCCCACTCCCGACGGTGTACATGAACCGCGCAACCGCCGGGTTGAGGTTTTCCTGCGTTGA
- a CDS encoding FecR family protein: protein MVIRALSIATAVLLLTGLAYAQGHVATAKAPTGDAVVVHNGKAIPLEPGFRLYQGDVIRTGSDGSVGIMFIDGTRLGVGSGSECSIDDYRFDPVDDQYAFDLFMKRGSAVYSSGRLGKLKHEAVKIHTPRATVGVRGTRFLVKVE from the coding sequence ATGGTCATACGCGCACTGTCCATCGCCACCGCCGTACTGCTGCTCACTGGCCTGGCTTACGCCCAAGGCCATGTTGCCACAGCCAAAGCCCCCACCGGCGACGCCGTTGTCGTGCACAATGGCAAGGCCATACCGCTGGAGCCCGGCTTTCGGTTGTATCAAGGCGATGTCATCCGCACCGGAAGCGACGGCTCCGTGGGCATCATGTTCATCGACGGCACACGGCTCGGCGTTGGATCAGGCTCTGAGTGCAGTATCGACGACTACCGTTTCGATCCCGTGGACGACCAGTACGCCTTTGATCTGTTCATGAAGCGCGGATCGGCGGTCTACTCCTCCGGCAGGCTCGGCAAGCTCAAGCACGAAGCCGTGAAGATCCACACACCCCGCGCCACTGTCGGCGTCCGGGGTACGCGTTTTCTAGTCAAGGTGGAGTAA
- a CDS encoding monovalent cation:proton antiporter family protein — translation MEMLLNVFVVIFGLSIAVIFVFHKLRVPAIVGFLLTGILAGPHGLGLVDALHEVEIMAEVGVILLLFTIGLELSAEELVRLKKPVFLGGAVQLLATIAVFFGISELFGLTTSQALFVGFLVSLSSTAIVLKLLQESSQIEAPHGRIALSILIFQDLMIVPMMLMVPFLAGQEASLASSLALLGLKAAATLLVVLLLARYVVPTVLLHVVRTRSRELFLLTTLAICLSVAYLTYAVGLSLSLGAFMAGLIISQSEFSLSALEGVIPFRDVFTSLFFISIGMLMDISYFFSHLPLVLLVVAAIIVLKTILAGSAAMVLGYPLRTAILAGLALCQVGEFSFILAKTGLSGGVIGGNAYQLFLAASITTMALTPFAMRFSPAVADRMASWRLLAPLMRRPTAPAPTPEACRDACDHLIIVGYGVGGRNLERTAKAADIRHVIIEMNPDTVRAAQRDGTPIFYGDATQEAVLEHAHIENARVLAVVIPDAAATRRIVELAKRMNPSVHVVARTRFVTETDELRRLGANDVVPEEFETAIEIFTRVLCRYMMPRHEIQRLAEDIRSEGYSLLRNERTPASPFSALDRRFADMEVSGVTIQPGSSLDGQTLEETALRREHGLTVVAVGRDGQLEANPDGTFRLQVGDLLYLFGKRADVNAALGIFRPDDATKRSTTA, via the coding sequence ATGGAAATGCTTCTCAACGTGTTCGTTGTCATATTCGGCCTGTCCATCGCGGTCATCTTCGTGTTTCACAAGCTCCGCGTGCCGGCCATTGTCGGCTTTCTGCTCACGGGCATCCTGGCCGGTCCGCACGGCCTCGGCCTGGTGGACGCCTTGCACGAGGTCGAGATCATGGCCGAGGTCGGCGTCATCCTTCTGCTGTTCACCATCGGGCTGGAGCTCTCGGCCGAGGAGCTGGTGCGCCTGAAAAAGCCGGTCTTCCTGGGCGGCGCGGTGCAGCTTCTGGCCACCATCGCCGTGTTCTTCGGCATTTCCGAGCTGTTCGGCCTTACCACCAGCCAAGCCCTCTTTGTCGGCTTCCTCGTCTCCCTTTCCTCCACGGCCATCGTGCTCAAGCTGCTGCAGGAAAGCTCGCAGATCGAGGCGCCCCACGGCCGCATCGCGCTCTCCATCCTGATCTTCCAGGACCTGATGATTGTGCCCATGATGCTGATGGTGCCGTTCCTGGCCGGGCAGGAGGCCAGCCTCGCCTCCTCGCTGGCCCTGCTAGGGCTCAAGGCCGCGGCCACGCTGCTGGTGGTGTTGCTGCTGGCGCGCTACGTGGTGCCCACGGTGCTGCTGCATGTGGTCCGCACCAGAAGCCGCGAGCTGTTCCTGCTCACCACGCTGGCCATCTGCCTTTCCGTCGCCTACCTCACCTACGCCGTAGGGCTGTCGCTCTCCCTGGGCGCGTTCATGGCCGGGCTCATCATCTCCCAGTCGGAGTTCAGCCTGAGCGCCCTGGAAGGGGTCATTCCCTTCCGCGACGTGTTCACCAGCCTGTTTTTCATATCTATCGGCATGCTGATGGACATCTCCTACTTTTTCTCGCACCTGCCCCTGGTGCTGCTGGTCGTGGCCGCCATCATCGTGCTCAAGACCATTCTCGCGGGCTCGGCCGCCATGGTGCTGGGCTACCCGTTGCGCACGGCCATTCTGGCCGGCCTGGCGCTGTGCCAGGTGGGCGAGTTCTCCTTTATCCTGGCCAAGACCGGCCTGTCCGGCGGCGTGATCGGCGGCAACGCCTACCAGCTTTTCCTGGCTGCGAGCATTACGACCATGGCGCTGACGCCCTTTGCCATGCGCTTCTCTCCGGCCGTGGCGGACCGGATGGCCTCGTGGCGGCTGCTTGCACCGCTCATGCGCCGGCCCACAGCGCCGGCGCCAACACCCGAGGCATGCCGGGACGCCTGCGACCATCTCATCATCGTGGGCTACGGCGTGGGTGGCCGGAACCTGGAGCGCACGGCCAAGGCGGCGGATATCCGCCACGTGATCATCGAGATGAACCCGGACACGGTGCGCGCGGCGCAAAGGGACGGGACCCCCATCTTCTACGGCGACGCCACGCAGGAGGCCGTGCTGGAGCATGCGCACATCGAGAACGCGCGGGTGCTCGCCGTGGTCATACCGGACGCCGCGGCCACGCGCCGGATCGTGGAGCTGGCCAAGCGGATGAACCCGTCGGTGCATGTGGTGGCGCGCACGCGCTTCGTTACCGAGACGGACGAGCTGCGCCGTCTGGGCGCCAACGACGTGGTGCCGGAGGAGTTCGAGACCGCCATCGAGATCTTCACGCGGGTGCTCTGCCGGTACATGATGCCGCGCCACGAGATTCAGCGCCTGGCCGAGGATATCCGCTCCGAAGGGTACAGCCTGCTGCGGAACGAACGGACCCCTGCCTCGCCCTTCTCCGCCCTGGACAGGCGGTTCGCCGACATGGAGGTAAGCGGCGTGACCATACAGCCGGGCTCCTCCCTGGACGGACAGACGCTGGAGGAGACAGCGCTGCGGCGGGAGCACGGACTGACTGTGGTGGCCGTGGGACGCGATGGACAGCTGGAGGCCAACCCGGATGGCACGTTCCGGCTCCAGGTCGGAGACCTGCTCTATCTGTTCGGCAAACGCGCCGACGTGAACGCCGCCCTGGGCATATTCAGGCCCGATGATGCGACGAAAAGGAGCACCACGGCATGA
- a CDS encoding N-acetylneuraminate synthase family protein, translating to MMDREITLDGFAVNDNSPCYVVAEIGLNHQGRLDIALQLMDAAAECGAHAVKFQKRDPRKLLTREFYEAPYPGEHSLGATYGEHREALELTAQDYAAILEHGRTLGITVFATPFDEPSADLLHELGMPFFKIASADLKNRPLQERVASFGKPVILSTGGGAMEDVRRAYGTLTASGVEVAILQCTACYPVRDLATMNLRVIDSYRRVFPCVVGLSDHECGVIMPLAAFGLGARIVEKHFTLDRTMRGPDHKASLEPAELAELTRSLRDAHTALGDGIKLPQTCEAPAMEKLSKKIVAARDLPAGHIISLDDLAYKSPGNGGLPPVDADAVLGRALTRGLGVDDAVTFDLLAPRREGV from the coding sequence ATGATGGATCGTGAAATCACGCTCGATGGCTTTGCCGTCAACGATAACTCGCCATGCTATGTGGTCGCGGAGATCGGGTTGAACCATCAAGGGCGGCTCGATATCGCTCTGCAGTTGATGGACGCCGCCGCGGAGTGCGGCGCGCACGCCGTGAAGTTTCAGAAACGCGACCCCAGGAAGCTGCTCACGCGCGAGTTTTATGAAGCGCCGTATCCGGGCGAGCACAGCCTGGGCGCCACCTATGGCGAGCACCGCGAAGCCCTGGAGCTGACCGCGCAGGACTATGCAGCTATCCTGGAGCACGGCCGCACGTTGGGCATCACCGTGTTCGCCACGCCGTTCGACGAACCCAGCGCGGACCTGTTGCACGAGCTGGGCATGCCCTTTTTCAAGATCGCCTCGGCCGACCTGAAGAACCGGCCCCTGCAGGAGCGCGTCGCCTCATTCGGCAAGCCGGTCATCCTCTCCACGGGCGGCGGCGCCATGGAGGACGTGCGTCGGGCCTATGGAACCCTCACCGCGTCCGGCGTGGAGGTGGCCATTCTGCAGTGCACGGCGTGCTATCCGGTGCGCGACCTCGCCACCATGAACCTGCGCGTGATCGACTCCTACCGCCGGGTGTTCCCCTGTGTGGTGGGGCTCTCGGACCACGAGTGCGGCGTAATCATGCCGCTGGCGGCCTTCGGGCTGGGCGCGCGCATCGTGGAAAAGCACTTCACCCTGGACCGCACCATGCGCGGGCCGGACCACAAGGCCTCGCTGGAGCCTGCCGAGCTGGCCGAGCTGACCCGATCGCTCCGGGACGCGCACACCGCCCTGGGCGACGGCATCAAGCTGCCCCAGACGTGCGAGGCCCCTGCCATGGAAAAGCTCTCCAAGAAGATCGTGGCGGCGCGCGATCTGCCCGCCGGACATATCATCAGCCTGGACGACCTGGCCTACAAGTCGCCGGGCAACGGCGGCCTGCCGCCTGTGGATGCGGACGCCGTGCTGGGCCGGGCGCTCACTCGGGGCCTCGGCGTGGATGACGCCGTGACCTTCGACCTGCTGGCCCCGCGCCGCGAGGGCGTATGA
- the cbiQ gene encoding cobalt ECF transporter T component CbiQ, with amino-acid sequence MIREQFAQGDSFLHRLDPRAKLIAAVALSVVLALVQTFPAAGAGLALGIILTVLARLDAREVLRRLLVVNAFILFIWLLMPPTYGGAAAFHLGPIPYSRAGIRLAALITLKSNGIVLMLMALAATSTLVDMGRAMESLGLPATLCRLLLYTVRYLSVIEDEFHRLARAAALRGFVPKLSIHTCRTYGNMIAMTMVRSYNRAKRVHQAMLLRGFNGRFVSLHTFSFRAWDVCFTAVAILTAVGLAAIELAG; translated from the coding sequence ATGATCCGCGAGCAGTTCGCGCAGGGCGACTCCTTTCTGCACCGGCTGGACCCGCGCGCCAAGCTCATCGCGGCCGTGGCGCTGTCCGTGGTGCTGGCCCTGGTGCAGACATTTCCGGCGGCCGGCGCCGGCCTGGCCCTGGGCATCATCCTGACCGTGCTGGCGCGGCTCGATGCCCGCGAGGTGCTCCGCCGCCTGCTGGTGGTCAACGCCTTCATCCTCTTCATCTGGCTGCTGATGCCGCCCACTTACGGCGGGGCCGCCGCGTTCCACCTTGGGCCCATACCCTACAGCCGGGCAGGCATCCGGCTGGCCGCGCTCATCACCCTCAAGTCCAACGGCATCGTGCTCATGCTCATGGCCCTGGCCGCCACATCCACCCTGGTGGACATGGGTCGCGCCATGGAGAGCCTGGGCCTGCCTGCCACGCTCTGCCGGCTGCTGCTCTACACCGTGCGCTACCTTTCGGTCATCGAGGACGAGTTCCACAGGCTGGCGCGCGCCGCAGCGTTGCGCGGCTTTGTCCCCAAGCTCAGCATCCACACCTGCCGGACCTACGGCAACATGATCGCCATGACCATGGTGCGCAGCTACAACCGCGCCAAACGCGTGCACCAGGCCATGCTGCTGCGCGGCTTCAACGGCCGCTTCGTCAGCCTGCACACCTTCTCGTTCCGGGCGTGGGATGTGTGCTTCACCGCGGTCGCCATTCTGACCGCCGTCGGCCTTGCGGCCATCGAGCTCGCAGGCTAA
- a CDS encoding energy-coupling factor ABC transporter ATP-binding protein, with translation MSAPLFEIRNATFAYPGAEPVLRGCDFRFNGSRQGIVGDNGSGKTTLLLMVMGLVTPQSGGVFFKGEEVTDESGFAALRRAVGYCFQNADDQLFSPTVLEDVAFGPLNLGKSQAEARDIAMQTLERVGLAGYGERITYTLSGGEKRLASLATVLAMQPQALLLDEPTNDLDPATRDRLVEVLRTIDIPFAIISHDWDFLDRTVDSLQIMEKGALRPLSKSALHTHTHVHTGGDAPHDHDHLDS, from the coding sequence ATGTCCGCGCCGCTGTTCGAAATCCGCAACGCGACCTTTGCCTATCCAGGAGCCGAGCCCGTGCTCCGTGGCTGTGACTTCCGTTTCAACGGCAGCCGTCAGGGCATTGTGGGCGACAACGGCAGCGGCAAGACCACGCTGCTCCTCATGGTCATGGGGCTGGTCACGCCGCAGTCGGGCGGGGTGTTCTTCAAGGGTGAGGAGGTGACGGACGAGAGCGGTTTCGCCGCGCTGCGCCGCGCCGTGGGCTACTGCTTTCAGAATGCGGACGACCAGCTCTTCTCCCCCACCGTGCTGGAGGACGTGGCATTCGGGCCGCTGAACCTGGGCAAATCCCAGGCCGAAGCGCGGGATATCGCCATGCAGACCCTGGAGCGTGTGGGCCTGGCCGGTTACGGGGAGCGCATCACCTACACCCTTTCCGGCGGCGAGAAGCGGTTGGCCTCCCTGGCCACGGTGCTGGCCATGCAGCCGCAGGCCCTGCTGCTGGACGAGCCCACCAACGACCTGGACCCGGCCACGCGCGACAGGCTGGTCGAGGTGCTGCGGACCATTGACATCCCCTTTGCGATCATCTCCCACGACTGGGACTTCCTCGACCGCACCGTAGACTCGCTCCAGATCATGGAGAAGGGCGCGCTACGACCGCTCAGCAAATCCGCCCTGCACACGCACACCCACGTACACACCGGCGGCGACGCGCCGCACGACCACGACCACCTCGACAGCTGA
- a CDS encoding ArsR/SmtB family transcription factor, which yields MAPHYAQKSESAFTPLRIPSEFEAKAGILKALAHPTRLFLVDVLYREEKNVRDLTNLVGVDISTVSKHLGVLKRAGIVKDERRGLQVFYSLRIPCVIDFFQCLDSVERHENEIAED from the coding sequence ATGGCACCGCACTACGCCCAAAAAAGCGAATCTGCTTTCACTCCGCTCCGCATTCCCAGCGAGTTTGAGGCCAAGGCAGGCATCCTCAAGGCACTTGCCCACCCCACGCGATTATTTCTCGTGGACGTTCTTTACCGTGAGGAAAAAAACGTCCGCGATCTCACCAATCTCGTAGGGGTGGACATCTCCACCGTTTCCAAGCACCTCGGTGTGCTGAAACGAGCCGGTATCGTCAAGGACGAACGCCGCGGCCTGCAGGTCTTCTACTCCCTGCGCATCCCCTGCGTGATCGATTTTTTCCAGTGCCTCGATTCTGTGGAGCGGCACGAAAACGAGATCGCCGAAGACTAA